The sequence TATGTGCGCAGCGTCGTAAATGATCACCGGCATCGAATTCAATAGTGCAGAAACAATTAAAAACGGTATCAACGAAATGAAAAGTGCCAGGTAAAATTTGGTGTAATATTTTTTAAAACGGTTACGAAAAACGGTGTAGCCTAAATAGATAGCTGATAGGAAGAAAGTAAAAAAGCTAAACATTCGGGTGCGGAAAATGTAGGCTAAAACACCTGTGATTAAAAGAAGTACAAGGCTAATAATGAGAAAAACGTTTGGCTTTTCGAAATCCTCGAAACGAACTTTTAGCCATTCGTAAATATAAATTGAAGAAAGCGGAATTACGATAAATGACAGCCACTCTTCAACCGGGAGCCGAAGCAGTTCAATTCCTGAAAGATAGTCGGGATTAAAACTCCAGATTCCCATTTGTACAAACCGGATGTCCCACATAACAAAAATGGCTCCGGCAAAAACTACGGCAGGTAAAATATATTTCAGTCTGAAAACAAACCGCACCTTTTTTTGAAAGCTGAGTGCAACCGGAATTACCAGATAAATCAGCAGTAACAACAGGTACGATAGTTTTTGAATCTCCATTTTTTCTGAATTTTGAGCAAAGGTATTGGATTTGTTGAAAAAAGGGATTTTGGAAATGATTTTTTATAGCATCCCGAATGGAGAAAAAGAAAGGCGCAACGATTTGTTCGCTGCGCCTCTCGTCAGAACATTAAAGTTCTTATTTAATATTTAGTTTTTGCCTTTTTAGCCGGGTCTTCTTCCGGTGAAATGAAACTCATTTTAAAGGCATAACTGTATTCTTTTTCAGTAAGACGGTATTCGTCGTGCGTCCAGGCTCCCCAGCTGTCGTCGCCACCAACACCCATTTGTTTGTAGTCGATGTTAACAGAAGTCAGGTCGCGAGGTTTTACATCGTTAATATGGCGGTTCACTACTTCTACTCCCGGCACCTGGCGGCCATCGGTACGTTCCACACTTTCGAAGTCTTCCATGATATTGTGGTGTGCGCTAACTTCCAGCAATGGCATTCCCGAGAATAGCAGTCCGTTTCCGGCTTCGTCGGTGATGGTCACCCAGCGAACATCGGTTTTGTTACCGTTTTCCTGTGGACGAAGATAAGCCCAGTACTGATCGGCAACACTTCCGCTGTACAAGCCAACAAAAGCTCCGGTTTTTCTGTCCCAGTACGATTCCTGCGGGCCTCGTCCAAACCAGCTCATCTGATCGAAATTGCGTGGCATTACCAGGTTCATGCCCATGCGAACGATCTCCGGAAGATCATCTTTTGTCATTTTAAAGTTGTTTTCAACAACAACTTCTCCCGAACCGTAAACTGTGTAAATCGATTTGTAAGTGGCAATCTTTTCTTTTTCCTCATTTACAAGATCAAAATCAAAAACTACTTCAACGGTATTTTCTCTTAATTCTTTAACTGAAACATTGGTAAGTTTTCGGGTTTCGCCCGCCTTGCGCCATACCCGGCTTCGTTTGTGCAGGTTGTTGCCAAAGTCGTTATCGATTGGTGCGCGCCAGAAATTCGGAATCGGGCCGCTTATCAGCATTTCTGTTTCACCTTTTTTAAGGCTAGAGATTACACCGGCTTTCTTATCGAAAGTTACAGAAAATCCTTCGCCAGAAACGGTTGCTGTTTCATCTGATTCCTCCAGGTTTACATCAGGCATTTGTGGGAAAGTATATTCCAGGGTCACAGGAACAACGAAAGGAATTTCAAATTGCTCTTCGGCCAAAATCCATCCTGCTTCAACGAGGCTCCAGTCGTTTTTCAGTTTTGCATGTACATTCAGGAAATACTCAACACCGGCTTCAGGTTTTACATTGAAACCGATGGTTACTTCTTTGCTTTCGCCCGGAGCTAATTCAATAGTACCCAGATCGCCGCTGTCAACTACTTTTCCATCGGCAGTAACTTCCCAAATAAAATCGAAAGCCGACAGATTCATAAATACATATTTGTTCTCTATCGAGATAATTCCTTTTTTCAAATCAACGGCATCGAAACCAATGTGTTGGTAAACTTTTTTAACCTCTAACAGGTGTGGTTTTACTGCACGGTCCGGATCAACCAAACCATTGTTGCAGAAGTTGCCGTCTGAAGGAACGGTATCGGGACCAAAGTCGCCACCGTAAGCCCAGAATCCTTCGCCTGCTTCATTTGTAGTCCACAAGCCCTGGTCAACCCAGTCCCAGATAAATCCACCTTGCAGTACATCGTATTTTTCAATCAGGTCCCAGTAATCCTGCAGGTTTCCAACGCTGTTGCCCATGGCATGCGCATATTCGCACTGAATTAGAGGTTTATCGGCTTTTTCTTTGGCAAAACGCTCCATGCCATCCATGCGCATGTACATGGGGCAGTAAATATCGGTATTCTCACCACCATGTGCCTGTTCGTATTGAACCGGACGTGTGTCATCTACTGATTTAAGGAAATCGTAGGTAGCCATAAAGTTCACTCCATTTCCAGCTTCGTTACCCAAACTCCAGATAACCACACATGGTTGGTTTTTGTCGCGCTCAAACATATTCTTTGTACGATACAAGTGGGCACCTTTCCAGTCTTCGTTTTTCGCTAATGATTCGGGTCCGTAGCCCATTCCGTGCGATTCGATATTTGCTTCGTCAACAATGTATAAACCGTATTTATTACACAGCTCGTACCACAATTCAGGTTGTGGATAGTGCGATGTGCGAACTGCATTCAGGTTATTTTCCTTCATGGTTTTAATGTCCAGCAACATCGTTTCTTTGTCCTGTACGTGACCGGTTTTGTCGTTATGTTCGTGCAGGTTGGCACCTTTTATGTAAACGTATTTTCCGTTCACGCGAAGTGTTGCGTCAATAATTTCAATGCGGCGGAAACCAACATCCTGGCGAATGACTTCAACAACATCTTCTCCGTT comes from uncultured Draconibacterium sp. and encodes:
- a CDS encoding lycopene cyclase domain-containing protein; this translates as MEIQKLSYLLLLLIYLVIPVALSFQKKVRFVFRLKYILPAVVFAGAIFVMWDIRFVQMGIWSFNPDYLSGIELLRLPVEEWLSFIVIPLSSIYIYEWLKVRFEDFEKPNVFLIISLVLLLITGVLAYIFRTRMFSFFTFFLSAIYLGYTVFRNRFKKYYTKFYLALFISLIPFLIVSALLNSMPVIIYDAAHIIGITLAGVPVERIGYLFLLLLINVTIYEYLNNRRRY
- a CDS encoding glycoside hydrolase family 2 TIM barrel-domain containing protein; translation: MTLTFFSIALIGLISCNNYTDYSNVPFDEPSPKPWEDPEIYQVNKAEPHAHFIPFASAEQARTEDKWQSPLLKSLNGTWQFHLAQNPSERPFWFFKNDFDTREWDEIQVPANWEVVGFDYPIYTNVKYPHDRTPPLIQKDYNPVGSYKRTFEVPAEWDGSDIIAHFGAVSSNMNLWVNEQYVGYSEDSKTPAEFNITKYLVPGENTMAVEVFRWSDASYLEDQDFWRLSGITRDAYLIARGQQALKDFRVGSSLDDSYTNGLFTLDIELANSGNLTVEAVLSDNENVVKEFSETTGGTAVNFAAEILNVKQWSAEIPNLYELVITLKNGEDVVEVIRQDVGFRRIEIIDATLRVNGKYVYIKGANLHEHNDKTGHVQDKETMLLDIKTMKENNLNAVRTSHYPQPELWYELCNKYGLYIVDEANIESHGMGYGPESLAKNEDWKGAHLYRTKNMFERDKNQPCVVIWSLGNEAGNGVNFMATYDFLKSVDDTRPVQYEQAHGGENTDIYCPMYMRMDGMERFAKEKADKPLIQCEYAHAMGNSVGNLQDYWDLIEKYDVLQGGFIWDWVDQGLWTTNEAGEGFWAYGGDFGPDTVPSDGNFCNNGLVDPDRAVKPHLLEVKKVYQHIGFDAVDLKKGIISIENKYVFMNLSAFDFIWEVTADGKVVDSGDLGTIELAPGESKEVTIGFNVKPEAGVEYFLNVHAKLKNDWSLVEAGWILAEEQFEIPFVVPVTLEYTFPQMPDVNLEESDETATVSGEGFSVTFDKKAGVISSLKKGETEMLISGPIPNFWRAPIDNDFGNNLHKRSRVWRKAGETRKLTNVSVKELRENTVEVVFDFDLVNEEKEKIATYKSIYTVYGSGEVVVENNFKMTKDDLPEIVRMGMNLVMPRNFDQMSWFGRGPQESYWDRKTGAFVGLYSGSVADQYWAYLRPQENGNKTDVRWVTITDEAGNGLLFSGMPLLEVSAHHNIMEDFESVERTDGRQVPGVEVVNRHINDVKPRDLTSVNIDYKQMGVGGDDSWGAWTHDEYRLTEKEYSYAFKMSFISPEEDPAKKAKTKY